A part of Colius striatus isolate bColStr4 chromosome 13, bColStr4.1.hap1, whole genome shotgun sequence genomic DNA contains:
- the LOC104551796 gene encoding homeobox protein CDX-4: protein MYVSSLLEKESSMYPGSARANNNLPVQNFVSTPPYSDYMGYHHVPSLDTHGQPAGAWGSHYGPQREDWNAYGPGPSSTVAAAQINGSSPGQVSYSSADYSSLHPAGTGGLPPVDTINAQQISPNSQRHSSYEWMRKTVQVNTTGKTRTKEKYRVVYTDHQRLELEKEFHCNRYITIRRKSELAANLGLSERQVKIWFQNRRAKERKIIKKKISQFDGSGGSAQSDSGSLSPNEISSSLFPPPHGITGLQPSDIHQVMVSE, encoded by the exons ATGTATGTGAGCTCTCTCTTGGAGAAAGAGAGCAGCATGTATCCAGGATCTGCAAGGGCTAATAACAACCTGCCAGTGCAGAATTTTGTGTCTACTCCACCCTATTCAGATTACATGGGATATCATCATGTGCCAAGTCTGGATACCCACGGACAGCCTGCGGGAGCCTGGGGATCTCACTATGGCCCACAGAGGGAGGACTGGAACGCTTACGGCCCAGGACCATCCAGCACGGTTGCTGCTGCACAGATCAATGGCTCGTCTCCTGGACAGGTCTCCTACAGTTCTGCTGATTACAGCTCCCTCCATCCTGCTGGTACTGGGGGGTTGCCTCCTGTAGATACAATTAATGCACAGCAAATCTCTCCCAACAGCCAAAGGCACAGCTCTTATGAATGGATGAGGAAAACAGTGCAAGTTAACACCACCG gtaaaacaagaacaaaagaaaagtaCCGGGTTGTTTACACAGATCATCAGAGACTAGAATTAGAGAAGGAATTTCACTGCAACAGATACATTACAATAAGGAGAAAGTCAGAACTTGCAGCAAACCTGGGACTATCTGAAAGACAG GTAAAAATCTGGTTCCAGAATCGCcgagcaaaagaaagaaaaattatcaagaagaaaatatctcaGTTTGATGGCAGTGGGGGCTCAGCTCAGAGTGACTCTGGCTCACTCAGTCCAAATGAAATATCTAGTTCTCTGTTCCCACCACCACATGGAATAACTGGATTACAGCCCAGTGACATTCATCAAGTCATGGTTTCAGAatga